One window of Sulfurospirillum sp. 1612 genomic DNA carries:
- a CDS encoding aldehyde ferredoxin oxidoreductase C-terminal domain-containing protein — protein sequence MSDKIYRVNMSNLSFKIEDVPQDWMGLGGRGLTSTIVAAEVDPECHPLGPNNKMVFAPGLLSGTSAANSGRNSLGAKSPLTGGIKESNVGGTIAGVMAKLGVKALIIEGMPEDDSTFYHIHVTKEHIEIERVPELVGKDNYFVLDSMLEKYDKKVAVMSIGRPGEMKMLISNISVKDPKGKLRSHGRGGLGAVMGSKKIKCITVDAEKFNEASASIVDMEKFKAASKVFTKALKDNPISGEGLPAFGTNVLVNIINEAGGLPTRNFRSGYSDNAENICGETMAENIKARGGSTTHGCHAGCVIQCSQTYNDKEGKYLTSGFEYEMIWAFGANLGIRDLDQIAKIDALMDDLGLDAIETGVTLGLAVDAGLIEFGDGDRAYEILKYEVSKGTHLGRIIGSGAGNLGKLYGLVRVPVVKNQSIPAYEPRAIKGQGVTYVTTPMGADHTAGYAVATNILNSGGHVDPLKKEGQVELARNLQIASAAVDSTGMCIFVAFPALDEPACLPALIDMINARFGTTLSIDDVMNLGKTILKTEHEFNLNAGLTKHDDRIPEFMKYEALPPHNVTWDFTNEEIDAFWDF from the coding sequence ATGTCAGATAAAATTTACCGAGTAAATATGTCAAATCTTAGTTTTAAGATTGAAGATGTACCGCAAGACTGGATGGGATTAGGTGGTAGAGGTCTTACTTCTACAATCGTTGCTGCCGAGGTTGACCCTGAGTGTCACCCTCTTGGTCCAAATAATAAAATGGTCTTTGCTCCAGGACTACTCTCCGGTACCAGTGCTGCAAACAGCGGTAGAAATTCTCTAGGTGCCAAAAGCCCACTAACCGGAGGTATCAAAGAGAGTAATGTTGGTGGAACTATCGCCGGAGTGATGGCAAAATTGGGTGTAAAAGCGCTCATCATCGAAGGAATGCCTGAGGATGATAGTACTTTTTATCACATTCATGTCACCAAAGAGCATATTGAGATCGAACGCGTACCGGAACTTGTCGGCAAAGATAATTACTTTGTATTAGATTCAATGCTAGAAAAATATGACAAAAAAGTAGCCGTCATGAGTATTGGACGTCCGGGTGAGATGAAAATGTTGATTTCCAATATTTCTGTCAAAGACCCAAAAGGTAAGCTCAGAAGCCATGGCCGCGGTGGTCTTGGTGCGGTAATGGGTTCTAAGAAAATCAAATGTATCACGGTGGATGCTGAAAAATTCAACGAAGCAAGTGCCAGCATTGTTGATATGGAAAAATTCAAAGCTGCGAGTAAAGTGTTTACTAAAGCACTCAAGGATAATCCAATCAGTGGTGAAGGCTTGCCCGCTTTTGGTACAAATGTTCTGGTTAATATCATCAATGAAGCCGGTGGCTTACCGACTCGAAACTTCAGATCAGGATATTCAGATAATGCAGAAAATATCTGCGGTGAAACGATGGCTGAAAATATCAAAGCCCGTGGCGGTAGCACGACTCATGGATGTCATGCCGGATGTGTGATTCAATGCTCTCAAACTTATAATGATAAAGAGGGGAAATATCTCACTTCTGGATTTGAATATGAGATGATTTGGGCCTTTGGTGCTAATCTTGGTATTCGAGACTTAGACCAAATCGCAAAAATCGATGCATTGATGGATGATTTGGGATTGGATGCTATTGAAACCGGTGTGACTTTGGGACTCGCAGTAGATGCTGGATTGATTGAATTTGGTGATGGAGATAGAGCCTATGAAATTCTCAAATACGAAGTAAGCAAAGGAACACATCTTGGTAGAATTATCGGCTCAGGAGCTGGAAATCTAGGAAAACTCTACGGTCTTGTTCGTGTGCCAGTGGTCAAAAATCAAAGTATTCCTGCTTATGAACCAAGAGCAATCAAAGGACAAGGTGTTACTTATGTTACCACACCTATGGGAGCAGATCATACCGCCGGTTATGCCGTCGCTACCAATATTCTCAACAGTGGGGGACATGTTGATCCACTCAAAAAAGAGGGACAAGTGGAGCTTGCACGAAATTTACAAATCGCCTCAGCGGCTGTAGATAGTACCGGAATGTGTATTTTCGTGGCGTTCCCAGCACTTGATGAACCGGCGTGTTTACCGGCACTTATTGATATGATTAATGCCAGATTTGGCACTACTTTAAGTATTGATGATGTGATGAATTTAGGTAAAACCATTCTAAAAACAGAGCATGAATTTAATTTAAATGCAGGATTAACCAAGCATGATGACAGAATACCGGAGTTCATGAAATATGAAGCGCTTCCTCCTCATAATGTGACGTGGGACTTCACCAACGAAGAGATTGATGCTTTTTGGGATTTCTGA
- a CDS encoding HyaD/HybD family hydrogenase maturation endopeptidase — protein MKILILGIGNVMFSDEGVGVHLCHLMEEKYEFSSEEHTLDFIDGGTLAERLIPIIAEYDYVIVFDCVDAKGGEIGDVYFFDFENVPDSITFQGSVHEVEMLQTLSMMDMLGDRPPTKIIGIIPEVVSETTLHLTDKLIAGTAIMEKVFLKHMDELGFKYQLKQEIDIQSIANKACAQFA, from the coding sequence TTGAAAATTTTAATATTAGGAATTGGCAATGTGATGTTCTCCGACGAAGGTGTCGGAGTGCATCTTTGCCATTTGATGGAAGAAAAATATGAATTTTCCTCAGAAGAGCATACTTTAGATTTCATCGATGGTGGTACACTTGCTGAGAGATTGATTCCCATCATTGCAGAATATGATTATGTTATCGTCTTTGATTGTGTTGATGCCAAAGGTGGAGAAATCGGAGATGTTTACTTCTTTGATTTTGAAAATGTACCAGATAGCATTACATTTCAAGGTAGTGTTCATGAGGTAGAAATGCTTCAAACATTAAGCATGATGGATATGTTAGGTGATAGGCCACCGACTAAAATAATCGGTATTATTCCGGAAGTGGTCAGTGAAACAACATTGCATCTAACAGACAAGTTGATTGCCGGAACGGCTATCATGGAAAAGGTATTTTTAAAACATATGGATGAATTGGGATTTAAATACCAGTTAAAACAAGAGATTGACATACAAAGCATCGCCAACAAGGCATGCGCACAATTTGCATAA
- a CDS encoding MoaD/ThiS family protein, with amino-acid sequence MIHITFNAFSFLREKLKAQGIPYVNAPMELPKGITPNQIIKNLNFKDEEVEAVFINGVVLPKDTILKEGDRLALLPPGTPGSYRLMLGIKQEEGDF; translated from the coding sequence TTGATACATATCACATTCAATGCCTTTTCATTTTTAAGAGAAAAACTAAAAGCGCAAGGCATCCCCTATGTCAATGCCCCGATGGAATTACCAAAGGGCATCACACCCAATCAAATCATAAAAAATTTAAATTTTAAAGACGAAGAAGTCGAAGCTGTTTTTATCAATGGCGTGGTATTACCCAAAGATACCATACTAAAAGAGGGCGATAGATTAGCACTTTTACCACCAGGAACGCCGGGGTCTTATCGGCTCATGCTTGGTATCAAACAAGAAGAGGGCGACTTTTAG
- a CDS encoding MFS transporter, which produces MNINTFNAFHSRNYRLFFFGQSISMMGTWIQRTAVYWIIYEMTQSAFMLGVAVFATQFPSFLFSLIGGTIADRHNRYKMLLITQIASMIQATLMTLIVFFTAYTVWEILVLSIFLGIINAFDVPTRQSLVHHMVDKKEYLGNAIALNSSMVNLARLIGPAISGILLDQVGAGFCFAINAISFIAVIGSLLMMRLPDYIPTVSSKKMVEDIKEGLSYIKATPMIGMLILLLSLMSFLVLPYITLLPIIAKVSLAGNASTFGYLNSCIGIGAFFGAITLASLKSSINLKKILIAAIAIFAVGLLFFSNSHTLTFAFFFATITGFGMMMQIAIINTLLQTTSSIEMRGRVVSYFAMALFGMQPLGALMVGTLSHYIGAEHTITLQGLIAVIILIVFLPRLRKNQ; this is translated from the coding sequence ATGAATATCAATACCTTTAATGCCTTTCACAGTCGCAATTATCGACTCTTTTTTTTCGGACAGTCTATCTCCATGATGGGGACTTGGATACAAAGAACAGCCGTATATTGGATCATATATGAGATGACGCAATCGGCTTTTATGTTAGGTGTTGCGGTGTTTGCTACGCAATTTCCTTCTTTTTTATTTTCACTGATTGGGGGAACAATCGCCGATAGACACAACCGATATAAAATGTTACTTATAACACAAATTGCTTCGATGATTCAAGCGACTTTGATGACTTTGATTGTCTTTTTTACTGCTTATACAGTCTGGGAGATTTTAGTTCTGAGTATTTTTCTTGGCATTATTAACGCTTTTGATGTTCCCACAAGACAATCTTTAGTGCATCACATGGTTGATAAAAAAGAGTATCTGGGCAATGCTATCGCGCTGAATTCTTCGATGGTAAATCTCGCCCGTCTAATCGGACCTGCTATTTCTGGGATTTTGCTAGACCAAGTGGGTGCTGGTTTTTGTTTTGCTATCAATGCCATTAGTTTTATTGCCGTCATTGGTTCCTTGCTCATGATGCGACTTCCTGATTATATTCCCACAGTCAGCAGTAAAAAGATGGTAGAAGATATCAAAGAGGGATTGTCTTATATCAAAGCCACTCCGATGATTGGAATGTTGATTTTATTACTCTCTTTGATGAGCTTTTTGGTGTTGCCATATATCACCCTACTTCCGATTATCGCCAAAGTTTCATTAGCTGGCAATGCTTCGACATTTGGATATCTCAATAGTTGTATTGGAATCGGTGCATTTTTTGGTGCTATTACTTTAGCATCGCTTAAATCTAGCATCAATCTCAAGAAAATTCTCATTGCAGCGATTGCAATCTTCGCAGTCGGCTTGCTTTTCTTTTCCAATTCTCATACGCTAACATTTGCTTTTTTCTTCGCAACCATCACCGGTTTTGGGATGATGATGCAAATCGCTATTATCAACACACTGTTGCAGACCACATCATCCATAGAGATGCGTGGACGTGTTGTGAGTTATTTTGCTATGGCACTTTTTGGTATGCAGCCACTAGGCGCGCTCATGGTGGGGACGCTATCTCATTATATCGGAGCAGAACATACTATAACATTGCAAGGTCTAATCGCTGTCATTATTTTGATAGTATTTTTGCCACGCCTTCGTAAAAACCAATAG
- a CDS encoding nickel-dependent hydrogenase large subunit, with amino-acid sequence MSKRIVVDPITRIEGHLRVEVVVDDNNVVTEAYSSSTLWRGIETILKGRDPRDAGFFTQRICGVCTYSHYKAGIEAVEDALKIEPPLNAKLVRNLMKAALFLHDHPVHFYHLHGLDWVDVVSALSADPHKAAVEAFKYTDSPIACGQDTLVATQKRVAEFVKKGHLGPFANAYWGNKTYKFTPEQNLIALSHYLKALEMQRTAAQMMAIFGAKQPHPQSLTVGGVTCIMDMKDPARLGEYLTKFKEMADFVNRAYYADIVMAASAYATEPSVNAGLGTPNLITGKSFLLAQDKYLFDDGIILNGDISKVLPIDESKITEEATHAWYADNEALHPYDGKTNPKYTGFKEAETVDGHGKMVMTKVLQEDGKYSWVKAPRYDGKPMQTGPLANIVVNYAKGNQKVVKVVDQFLKDAGIPITAVFSTLGRTAARMLETKIIADNALETFNSLVQNLKTDESTFTTYEIDKDKEYKGRYIGEVPRGMLSHWVRIKNGVIENYQAVVPTTWNASPKDANNVRGPYEESLIGLKISDLSQPLEIVRVMHSFDPCMACSVHVMDVKGNELSEYKIDTSCFC; translated from the coding sequence ATGTCAAAAAGAATAGTTGTTGATCCTATAACTAGAATAGAGGGACATTTAAGAGTTGAAGTGGTAGTTGATGATAATAATGTCGTAACGGAAGCATATTCTTCATCTACATTGTGGCGAGGTATTGAAACCATTTTAAAAGGAAGAGATCCAAGAGATGCTGGATTCTTTACACAAAGAATCTGTGGTGTTTGTACCTATTCACACTATAAAGCGGGTATCGAAGCTGTAGAAGACGCCCTAAAAATTGAACCACCACTCAATGCAAAGTTGGTGAGAAACTTGATGAAAGCAGCACTCTTTTTACATGATCATCCCGTTCATTTTTATCACTTGCATGGTCTTGATTGGGTTGATGTTGTTTCTGCACTCAGTGCTGATCCTCACAAAGCTGCAGTCGAAGCGTTTAAATATACAGATAGCCCGATTGCTTGCGGTCAGGACACTTTGGTAGCGACACAAAAAAGAGTTGCAGAATTTGTCAAAAAAGGTCATCTTGGACCATTTGCCAATGCTTATTGGGGAAATAAAACATATAAATTCACTCCAGAACAAAATCTTATCGCGCTATCGCATTATCTAAAAGCCTTAGAAATGCAACGAACTGCCGCTCAAATGATGGCAATTTTTGGTGCAAAACAACCGCATCCTCAAAGTTTAACTGTGGGTGGTGTCACATGTATTATGGATATGAAAGATCCAGCAAGACTCGGTGAATATCTCACCAAATTCAAAGAAATGGCAGATTTTGTTAATCGTGCTTATTATGCTGATATCGTTATGGCAGCATCTGCATATGCCACTGAGCCAAGTGTCAATGCAGGACTTGGAACACCAAATCTCATCACAGGTAAATCTTTCTTACTTGCTCAAGATAAGTATTTGTTTGATGATGGTATTATCCTCAATGGTGATATTTCAAAAGTATTACCAATCGATGAAAGCAAGATTACAGAAGAAGCAACCCATGCATGGTATGCTGATAATGAAGCTTTGCATCCATATGATGGAAAAACAAATCCAAAATATACAGGATTTAAAGAAGCTGAAACTGTCGATGGTCACGGTAAAATGGTGATGACAAAAGTCTTGCAAGAAGATGGAAAATATTCTTGGGTAAAAGCACCAAGATATGATGGCAAACCAATGCAAACAGGTCCATTGGCAAATATCGTAGTCAACTATGCCAAAGGCAATCAAAAAGTCGTCAAAGTGGTCGATCAATTCTTGAAAGATGCCGGTATTCCAATCACGGCAGTATTCTCAACACTTGGTAGAACCGCTGCACGAATGTTAGAGACTAAGATTATTGCAGATAATGCACTTGAAACCTTTAACAGTTTGGTTCAAAATCTCAAAACTGATGAATCTACATTTACGACTTATGAAATTGATAAAGATAAAGAGTACAAAGGTAGATATATTGGTGAAGTTCCAAGAGGAATGCTTAGCCATTGGGTTAGAATCAAAAACGGCGTGATTGAAAATTATCAAGCAGTTGTTCCAACCACTTGGAATGCCAGTCCGAAAGATGCCAATAATGTCAGAGGACCATACGAAGAATCATTGATAGGATTAAAAATCTCTGATCTTTCACAACCTCTTGAAATTGTAAGAGTAATGCACTCTTTTGATCCATGTATGGCATGTTCTGTACACGTGATGGATGTAAAAGGAAACGAACTAAGTGAGTATAAGATAGACACAAGTTGCTTTTGCTAG
- a CDS encoding hydrogenase small subunit, with amino-acid sequence MEQDKLYQSLNERLGKLTNFPKLIGSDNKSISSLLEEHGISRRDFMKWAAGMTAMLSLPATFTPLVAKAAELTDRLPVIWLHMAECTGCSESLLRSDAPTIDSLIFDYISLEYHETLMAACGWQAEENLEHAIKKYKGKYVLMVEGGIPAGKSSYFLTVGPQGQTGESHAKEAAESAAAIFAIGTCSSFGGVQAAYPNPTNAQPLHKVTDKPVINVPGCPPSEKNIVGQVLHYLLFGTLPSLDAYNRPKWAYGLRIHDLCERRGHFDAGEFVQEFGDEGAKKGYCLYKVGCKGPYTFNNCSREKFNQHTSWPVQAGHGCIGCSEPDFWDKMGPFESPLADRLYHSVFGGLGADATADKIGVTVLSAAAIGIAAHAAITIVKKPKE; translated from the coding sequence ATGGAGCAAGATAAATTGTACCAAAGTCTCAATGAGAGATTAGGTAAACTTACGAACTTTCCAAAATTGATTGGTAGTGATAATAAATCCATTTCATCACTATTGGAAGAGCATGGTATCTCTAGAAGAGATTTTATGAAATGGGCTGCTGGCATGACGGCAATGTTATCATTACCAGCAACATTTACTCCTCTTGTCGCTAAAGCTGCTGAATTGACAGACCGACTGCCTGTCATCTGGTTGCATATGGCAGAATGTACAGGCTGTAGTGAAAGCTTGCTAAGAAGTGATGCCCCGACGATAGATAGTCTTATTTTTGACTATATTTCATTGGAATATCATGAGACATTGATGGCCGCATGTGGCTGGCAAGCAGAAGAAAACTTAGAACATGCTATCAAAAAATATAAAGGTAAATATGTTTTGATGGTAGAAGGTGGAATTCCAGCAGGCAAAAGTAGTTATTTCTTGACAGTTGGTCCTCAAGGTCAAACAGGTGAATCTCATGCAAAAGAAGCAGCAGAGAGTGCTGCAGCAATTTTTGCGATTGGAACGTGTTCAAGTTTTGGTGGCGTACAAGCGGCTTATCCAAATCCAACGAATGCACAACCGCTTCATAAAGTTACAGATAAACCTGTTATTAATGTACCAGGATGTCCTCCAAGTGAGAAAAATATTGTTGGTCAAGTACTCCATTATCTTTTATTTGGTACCTTACCATCTCTTGATGCCTACAATAGACCAAAATGGGCTTATGGTTTAAGAATTCATGATCTATGTGAACGACGTGGCCATTTTGATGCCGGTGAATTTGTTCAAGAATTTGGTGATGAAGGTGCAAAAAAAGGGTATTGTCTCTACAAAGTTGGTTGTAAGGGGCCTTATACTTTCAATAACTGTTCTAGAGAGAAGTTCAATCAACATACCTCATGGCCTGTTCAAGCAGGACATGGATGTATCGGCTGTTCTGAGCCTGATTTTTGGGATAAAATGGGACCATTTGAGTCACCGCTTGCTGACAGGCTCTATCATAGTGTGTTTGGTGGACTTGGCGCAGATGCAACTGCTGACAAAATTGGTGTAACCGTTCTCTCAGCTGCTGCTATTGGTATTGCAGCACATGCAGCGATCACTATAGTAAAAAAACCGAAGGAGTAA
- a CDS encoding carbonic anhydrase encodes MDISMLMRGTEAFKKQSFKKYKERYIDLVKRGQKPKALFIGCSDSRVVPSLITNSDPGDLFVVRNIGNFVPPYKPDVDFHGTAAAIEYAVSFLKVSDIIVCGHSHCGAIEGVFKKEDIDPDAMIHVKKWLELGERTKEMIDQLEVSEPLELKLKMEMAEQISVVFSLQNLLSYPKVAEKVEEGTLSIRGWYYKIETGDVSFYDDDKMLFLPPEHHDA; translated from the coding sequence ATGGATATATCAATGTTGATGCGTGGTACTGAAGCGTTCAAAAAACAGAGTTTCAAAAAGTATAAAGAACGCTATATCGATTTGGTAAAAAGGGGACAAAAACCCAAAGCACTCTTTATCGGTTGCAGTGACTCAAGGGTCGTACCTTCGCTCATCACAAACTCCGATCCTGGCGATCTTTTCGTCGTTCGAAATATTGGAAATTTTGTTCCTCCCTATAAGCCAGATGTCGATTTTCACGGTACTGCTGCTGCCATAGAGTATGCCGTATCCTTTTTGAAAGTGAGTGATATCATTGTCTGTGGTCATTCTCATTGTGGTGCTATCGAGGGAGTATTTAAAAAAGAGGATATTGATCCTGATGCGATGATACATGTCAAAAAGTGGTTGGAACTGGGTGAGCGAACAAAAGAGATGATAGACCAACTCGAAGTCAGTGAACCACTTGAGTTAAAATTAAAGATGGAAATGGCCGAACAAATCTCTGTCGTCTTTTCACTTCAAAATCTCTTGAGCTATCCCAAAGTCGCAGAAAAAGTGGAAGAGGGCACTTTGTCGATTAGAGGATGGTATTATAAAATCGAAACCGGTGATGTTTCGTTTTATGATGATGACAAGATGCTCTTTTTGCCACCAGAACATCATGATGCCTAA
- a CDS encoding B12-binding domain-containing radical SAM protein: MNDIILCTFNARYTHTSIGLRYLYANLKELKQQAKIIEFVINSSIEDAVEKVLHEQPKIIGIGAYIWNAQEVSAFIDLTKKVAPDTLIIVGGPEASYLPHRVDFSKADYIVQGEGDVVFYTLCRDLLENRFPVEKMIQAPMVDMSQIELPYKYYSDIDVRHRYAYVEASRGCPYNCEFCLSSLDKKVRHIDSQRFLDEIEILWNRGVRNFKFIDRTFNLRIETANKLMDFFLSKEETYFVHFEVIPDHFPKSLRERIVKFPPASLQLEVGIQTLNPEISKNINRKLNIEKIRENLRFLDQETTAHLHVDLIVGLPGESLDGFGENLDRLYQMTTCEIQIGILKKLSGTTLNRHDEEYGMVYSDIPPYDILKNDLISYHEMQEMKRFARFWDLVYNSGNFKHSVVYLWEDGRVYAGFKKFSHWIYQQTESTWQISLDRLAQLLYRYLTEILEKDSLMIKQLLIKDLTVIRGRKIPKFLRIEEEGKSKEIGKPTFNKRQLKHLDA; this comes from the coding sequence TTGAATGACATCATACTCTGCACCTTTAATGCACGTTATACTCATACTTCTATAGGCTTGAGATATCTTTATGCAAATCTCAAAGAACTCAAACAACAAGCTAAAATCATCGAATTTGTTATTAATAGCAGCATTGAAGATGCCGTAGAAAAAGTCTTGCATGAGCAACCAAAAATCATCGGTATTGGTGCTTATATCTGGAATGCGCAAGAGGTGAGCGCCTTTATCGATTTGACTAAAAAAGTCGCTCCTGATACGCTCATCATAGTGGGTGGACCTGAGGCGAGTTACCTCCCTCATCGTGTTGATTTCTCAAAAGCTGATTATATCGTGCAAGGAGAGGGCGATGTGGTATTTTATACATTGTGTCGTGATCTCTTGGAGAATCGTTTCCCTGTTGAGAAGATGATTCAAGCACCCATGGTCGATATGAGTCAAATTGAGTTACCCTATAAATACTACAGCGACATCGATGTTAGGCACCGTTATGCTTATGTCGAGGCCAGTCGGGGTTGTCCTTATAATTGTGAATTTTGTCTCTCATCTTTGGATAAAAAAGTACGCCATATTGATTCGCAACGATTTTTAGATGAGATTGAAATACTTTGGAATAGGGGAGTGAGAAATTTCAAATTTATTGATAGAACCTTTAATCTCAGGATTGAGACCGCCAATAAACTGATGGATTTTTTCCTCTCAAAAGAAGAGACGTATTTTGTACATTTTGAAGTCATTCCGGATCATTTTCCTAAATCTTTAAGAGAGCGTATCGTGAAGTTTCCTCCTGCCTCATTGCAACTTGAGGTGGGAATACAGACATTAAATCCTGAAATTTCTAAAAATATCAATCGTAAATTAAATATCGAAAAAATTCGTGAGAATCTTCGTTTTTTAGATCAAGAAACTACCGCACATCTACATGTAGATTTGATTGTTGGCTTACCAGGGGAGAGTCTGGACGGATTTGGTGAAAACCTAGATCGACTCTATCAAATGACAACATGCGAAATTCAAATCGGTATTTTGAAAAAACTCTCCGGCACAACACTCAATCGACATGATGAAGAATATGGCATGGTCTATTCAGATATTCCTCCTTATGACATTTTAAAAAATGATTTGATTTCCTATCATGAGATGCAAGAGATGAAGCGATTTGCAAGATTTTGGGATTTGGTCTATAACAGTGGAAATTTCAAACATAGTGTAGTATATTTATGGGAAGATGGTCGTGTTTATGCAGGATTTAAGAAATTTTCCCATTGGATTTACCAGCAAACTGAATCGACGTGGCAAATCTCTCTGGATAGGCTAGCACAGCTACTTTATCGTTATCTTACTGAAATTTTAGAGAAAGATTCGCTCATGATAAAACAGTTGCTCATCAAGGATCTCACCGTAATTCGAGGGCGTAAAATACCAAAATTTTTAAGGATTGAAGAAGAGGGCAAAAGTAAAGAAATTGGGAAGCCGACGTTTAACAAACGCCAACTCAAGCATTTGGACGCATAA
- the cybH gene encoding Ni/Fe-hydrogenase, b-type cytochrome subunit, translated as MLNKRTKELEFSSGLRWTHWIRVFAITALTVTGFYIAYVFVAPAPSGTPTVFLNAKFRMWHEVAGFILIAVTLYKSYLFIFGKLSGKERISLYDAFNPKVWVAQIKYYLFMSKKHPKLKGVYNPLQFVSYVFLYFLIFIISLTGLVLYARCYGEGLGGFLLPYMEPIEALMGGLAMVREIHHIAMWGILIFIPVHIYMAVFNSIMSTEGSIDSIISGYRFTKTEE; from the coding sequence ATGTTAAATAAAAGAACAAAAGAATTAGAATTCTCATCCGGTCTTAGATGGACTCACTGGATCCGAGTTTTTGCGATAACTGCCCTCACCGTAACAGGGTTTTATATTGCTTATGTATTTGTTGCGCCAGCACCTTCAGGTACGCCAACGGTATTTCTAAATGCAAAATTTAGAATGTGGCATGAAGTAGCAGGATTTATCCTCATCGCTGTGACGCTTTACAAATCATACCTGTTTATATTTGGGAAGCTCAGCGGAAAAGAAAGGATATCATTGTATGATGCGTTTAATCCAAAAGTTTGGGTTGCACAAATAAAGTATTACCTTTTTATGAGTAAAAAACATCCTAAACTAAAAGGGGTATATAATCCACTACAATTTGTATCGTATGTGTTTTTGTATTTCCTTATCTTTATCATTTCATTGACAGGACTTGTCTTGTATGCACGATGTTATGGAGAAGGTTTGGGTGGATTTTTATTACCATATATGGAGCCGATTGAAGCGCTCATGGGTGGTTTGGCAATGGTGAGAGAGATTCACCATATAGCGATGTGGGGTATCTTGATTTTTATTCCTGTACATATCTATATGGCTGTTTTCAACTCTATCATGAGTACTGAGGGCTCTATTGATTCAATCATTAGTGGATATCGTTTCACTAAAACTGAAGAGTAA
- a CDS encoding MoaD/ThiS family protein: MAELMEITVKLFAQYREGRFKSQQRQYPKGSTAQHILEDVGIDKEKLPVGVLMVNGRHVEEDFVLEDGQIFTIFPKVGGG, translated from the coding sequence ATGGCTGAACTTATGGAAATCACGGTGAAACTTTTCGCACAATATCGAGAAGGAAGATTTAAATCACAACAGCGTCAGTATCCAAAAGGATCGACGGCTCAGCATATTTTAGAAGATGTTGGCATTGACAAAGAGAAGCTGCCGGTTGGAGTTTTGATGGTCAATGGACGACATGTTGAGGAAGATTTTGTTTTGGAAGATGGTCAAATATTTACCATCTTCCCAAAAGTGGGTGGAGGGTGA
- a CDS encoding arginyltransferase, translating into MQFSTKIIEFSTLENQCSYLSDKRSRMEYKYIENCTSRFNDDLVKRGWRRFGNYYSRPNCATCQECKSLRIDAQAYTFSKSARRVIRKNSKTVYTIQKPTLSNEHLEIYEKYHAHMEAKKGWKSYKIRPNSYYELYIAGAGKFGKEVLYFIDDRLVAVDLIDFMDDGISSIYFYYDPDYADFSLGRYSIYVQIQLAKNFNLRWIYLGYYVKDCISLNYKEHYKPYEILQNNPALDEPDIWK; encoded by the coding sequence ATGCAATTTTCTACTAAGATAATCGAATTTTCAACACTTGAAAACCAATGTTCTTACCTCAGTGACAAACGCTCACGCATGGAATACAAGTACATTGAAAACTGTACCAGTCGCTTTAATGATGATTTGGTCAAAAGAGGTTGGAGACGTTTTGGAAACTATTATTCCAGACCCAATTGTGCCACGTGTCAAGAATGCAAAAGCCTAAGAATCGATGCACAAGCCTATACATTTAGCAAAAGTGCCAGACGAGTTATACGCAAAAATTCCAAAACAGTCTATACCATCCAAAAACCAACACTGAGTAATGAACATCTTGAAATTTATGAAAAATATCACGCACATATGGAAGCGAAAAAAGGGTGGAAAAGTTATAAAATACGCCCCAATAGTTATTATGAGCTCTATATAGCAGGAGCTGGAAAATTTGGTAAAGAGGTGCTCTATTTTATTGATGATCGGCTCGTAGCTGTCGATTTAATCGATTTCATGGATGATGGTATCTCATCTATATATTTTTATTATGATCCCGATTATGCAGATTTTTCTCTTGGAAGGTATTCAATTTATGTTCAAATCCAACTGGCCAAAAATTTTAACCTCCGATGGATTTATTTGGGATATTATGTTAAAGATTGCATCAGCTTAAACTACAAAGAGCACTATAAACCTTATGAGATTCTGCAAAATAACCCAGCTTTGGATGAGCCAGATATCTGGAAGTAG